Proteins co-encoded in one Streptomyces sp. SLBN-31 genomic window:
- a CDS encoding TIGR03089 family protein, with translation MNATDRTPADLLSSALAADPGRPLVTFYDDATGERVELSVATFANWVAKTANLLQGDLAASPGDRVALLLPAHWQTAVWLLACASVGVVADMDGNAGAADVVVSGPDTLEAARACRGERVALALRPLGGRFPRTPDGFVDYAVEVPGQGDRFAPFAPVDPAEPALIVAGREFSAAEVVERAREEATGLGLTGPGCRILSGLSYDTWDGLNAGLYGPLATGGSVVLCRNLDRLGEEALARRIESERVSAVRRADGG, from the coding sequence GTGAACGCCACCGATCGCACCCCCGCCGACCTGCTGTCTTCCGCGCTCGCCGCCGACCCCGGACGCCCCCTGGTCACCTTCTACGACGACGCCACGGGCGAGCGTGTCGAACTGTCCGTGGCCACCTTCGCCAATTGGGTGGCCAAGACCGCGAATCTCCTCCAGGGCGACCTCGCGGCCTCGCCGGGCGACCGGGTCGCCCTGCTGCTGCCGGCGCACTGGCAGACGGCCGTGTGGTTGCTGGCGTGCGCGTCGGTGGGGGTCGTGGCGGACATGGACGGGAACGCGGGCGCGGCCGACGTGGTGGTGAGCGGGCCCGACACGCTGGAGGCCGCGCGGGCGTGCCGGGGTGAGCGGGTCGCGCTCGCGCTCCGGCCGCTGGGCGGGCGGTTCCCGCGGACCCCGGACGGCTTCGTCGACTATGCCGTCGAGGTGCCGGGGCAGGGCGACCGGTTCGCGCCGTTCGCGCCGGTGGACCCCGCGGAGCCGGCGCTGATCGTGGCCGGGCGGGAGTTCAGCGCGGCCGAGGTCGTGGAGCGGGCCCGGGAGGAGGCGACGGGGCTGGGGCTCACCGGGCCCGGCTGCCGGATCCTGTCGGGGCTGTCGTACGACACCTGGGACGGGCTGAACGCCGGGCTGTACGGGCCGCTCGCCACCGGGGGGTCCGTGGTGCTGTGCCGGAACCTGGACCGGCTGGGCGAGGAGGCTCTGGCCAGGCGGATCGAGAGCGAGCGGGTGAGCGCGGTGCGACGGGCGGACGGCGGCTGA